In Pieris rapae chromosome 18, ilPieRapa1.1, whole genome shotgun sequence, one genomic interval encodes:
- the LOC110991612 gene encoding fez family zinc finger protein erm-like — protein MQPFQSTTRPEGPRESSPERAKSPDTPTTPVLNFSIARLMEPDRKKSASPEPIPPPNFLSYGAHLLDSAFKQYIPAARRQLVSHYPLLYYGTDLVSLTYAHQLNLPRPPPVQSPVQRPPSPRAPAADHAVSSTTGPTPSPAKNKSFACGDCGKVFNAHYNLTRHMPVHTGARPFVCKICGKGFRQASTLCRHKIIHTSEKPHKCMTCGKAFNRSSTLNTHARIHAGYKPFVCEFCGKGFHQKGNYKNHRLTHSGEKAYKCNICNKAFHQIYNLTFHMHTHNERKPFTCSICAKGFCRNFDLKKHTRKLHMGAGNSNNESSLDTQDESTQEATTSAGEESSRAAFRPFLGSYPRILDPARMTAPNTFFSKLL, from the coding sequence ATGCAGCCGTTTCAATCGACGACACGCCCCGAGGGGCCCCGTGAGTCCTCCCCGGAGAGGGCCAAGTCCCCAGACACGCCAACCACCCCGGTCCTCAACTTCTCCATCGCGAGGCTCATGGAGCCGGACAGGAAGAAATCCGCCTCACCAGAACCCATACCGCCGCCGAATTTCCTCTCGTACGGAGCGCATTTGCTGGATTCGGCGTTTAAGCAATACATACCCGCAGCCAGAAGACAGTTGGTGTCACATTATCCGCTTTTGTATTACGGCACTGACTTAGTCTCATTAACATATGCACATCAGTTAAATCTTCCAAGACCGCCACCTGTACAGTCCCCAGTTCAGAGACCACCGAGTCCCCGTGCGCCGGCTGCTGATCATGCAGTTTCATCTACCACGGGTCCCACACCGTCTCCAGCAAAAAACAAGAGCTTCGCATGTGGAGACTGCGGTAAAGTGTTCAACGCTCATTATAATCTAACAAGACATATGCCAGTTCATACAGGAGCACGACCGTTTGTGTGCAAGATTTGTGGAAAGGGCTTCCGTCAGGCGTCAACGTTGTGTCGGCATAAAATCATTCATACATCCGAAAAGCCGCATAAATGTATGACGTGTGGAAAAGCTTTCAACCGCTCTTCGACCCTGAATACTCACGCGCGGATCCATGCTGGTTATAAGCCATTTGTGTGCGAGTTTTGTGGTAAAGGATTCCATCAAAAGGGTAACTATAAGAATCACCGTTTGACCCACAGTGGAGAGAAGGCCTACAAGTGTAACATCTGCAATAAGGCATTCCACCAGATCTATAATCTGACATTCCACATGCACACGCACAATGAGAGGAAGCCGTTTACATGTAGTATATGTGCAAAAGGATTTTGCAGGAACTTTGACCTTAAAAAGCACACGAGGAAGTTGCACATGGGTGCTGGTAATTCGAATAATGAATCATCTTTGGATACCCAGGACGAATCAACGCAGGAGGCCACTACTAGCGCCGGGGAGGAGAGTAGTAGAGCTGCGTTCAGACCGTTCTTGGGGTCATACCCCCGAATCCTTGACCCGGCGCGAATGACAGCGCCAAATACGTTCTTCTCAAAGCTTTTGTGA